The DNA region CGTTGTGGTTATTGCATCCTGGATGTCTGAGCTGCAGATTGTGAAGGCTGTTCATTTGGAAGTGGGCCGTCCAGGGTGCCGTACGGATTTCATGGTAATTTCTTGGATATATGCATACATCTAAGCCAATGAGCCATAATTCACATGGCATTTCActcttttttcattttaaaagttTTGGGTTCGAGTACTActaattgtaattaaaaaaaaaaaaattgataagtaTGTGAAGAATATATAAATGCAATCgagaagaaaaaattgaaaagtaTATAAAGAATATGTAAGTGTGTATTGTGTACTTAACATTGGAGATTGTCTAATCCCAAAAGAAAGTATATAAAGAATATATAAGTGTGTATTGTGTACTTAAGATTAGAGATTGTCTAATCCCAAAAAAAATGCATGGATCTAGTGGACATACAGAAGAATacaaatcatttttttttaatgactAACAatgaaatataattataattcaataaactaataaaaatccGTCAAATCATATATATGAATTATGCTTGGATGGGGTATTATTAATGAGAAAATATGTGTTTAtacttttctaaaaatatttaggagacaataaaattaattatagatGTTTagctaaataaaataactttgtGTTATTGACTTTGTTTGGGTACTATTAAGGtgttaaaagattttttaattaatttttatttttattgtgtttaacaaatttttaataataaaaataaaagtattaaaaaaataaaaaatatattttttaaattataatttatattttattaaaaaatatatttttactttaaagatacttttaatataataaataaatataaaatatttttatactattttatctctatataattattaaataaaaaatatttttatataagatattcaaatatcaaattacttttattttttagataaactttaaaaatttttagaaactatCTCAAACAATTTATCTAACATTACTCACACTTTACAATTTACAACTTTTATTGGTTAAAGGTGTTTAATTTACACTGTAATTTGTTTTATATAgagttaaattatttttttaaattattttttattttaaattctaaactctaaattttaaatattaaatattaaattttatccttacattttatttttaaaatgaaagttaaaaaaattatcataaaaatatattaatattaattaattaaaaattaattttctatatttaatctCACAGACTATGCCTTAAAAGTCTTGAATTCATTAAATGTTAGTAgacattaataaataaaattatgataAACTCTCTATCTTTAATAAATGTTACATTTTCTCCTTTCTTTTACCCATAAATAGGGATAAAAAGAAGCAGGTTTAATTAGAATTTAGTTATGATGTGTTCTATAATTACATGTTgaagttattaataaaaaaagcTTTTATAAAAAagtacaaatttttaaattttaatatatttgttttacATTTACtaatgtaaaaataattaaaaaacatgtacttataataatattaacatgTGTTGTTAAGATAACTAATATGATTaagattgtatttttttattgatatggCGAAATACTGAAATAgagacacaaaaatataaaattatgtttgataTATGAGATATAGACACACAGTATGTCCaaagatattaaattaatatagtttgtgcaacaagaacataaaaatattaactgcgaacacaatttatttatttttaattttttgttaattccattaattttttataattatatttttataatttttttctaattattttgtataaaaaatataataaattaaatttttataatttttatatttaatttattattaaataaaatataaaaatattaatttttagatcTCTATTATTTATGTGTTGTTCAGTTCTAATAATCAGGTACAGCCCCATTGGTTTAAATTTTGCCGAAAGATAAAAACATAACGGACTTAATAAATGATATTAATTGGTGTATTAAATGAAGAGAGATATTATGAATAAGGAGGAACAGTTTTGATTTATGAATTTTCAATTTTGGCTATAAAATTGTGCGTGAAGTCTCCTTCAACCATTGTAAAGCAGTGCTAAATATGCAAGTAGTAGAAGATGGGAGATGGAAGAAGGAGTAGTGCAATGATTGGTGTAATGATACTGTTGTGTATGTCAGTGACTTCTTATGCACTAAGATACAAGGTTGGGGATTCACGTGGTTGGTCCTTCAACGTTAGTAACTGGCCTTATGGAAAGACTTTCATGGCTGGTGATGTACTTGGTCAGCAGCATCCACCATTatcctcttttcctttttatttttcttcattcattcatttaattattagttatacACATGCAGAATTCAATTACATGTTTGGGATGCACAACGTGATGGAAGTAGACAAGTCTTTTTTCGAGCTATGCATTCCAATTCCAAAGATTGGAAGTGAATTTGGAGACACAGTACACTGGTCAGGAAATGATCAAATTCAGCTTCGCTCAGGACAGAGCTACTTCATTTGTAGTTTTCTTGGTCATTGTCAGCGTGGCATGAAAATTGCCGTCAATGCTGTCTAATCTAATCTAATCATTTCATATGCACTTCAATTTGTGTAAACATAAGGAAATATTATTATAGAATTATTTCTTTCTCAGAATGAGGTGCATAACATAACATCTTAGCATGGATGATGGATCACTTTCTCACATTTTATAACTGTCCGtgttttcaataaaataaaatgttttggCAACAAATTGAAAACAATatcaaaagaagaaaacaaaaattgcaaACAATATCCAAAGTTCATGTTGTGGGAGAAAACTAAAAGTAAAAGATTGGAATGAAGGTTGTAGCTGTAGCTATAGCAAAATGAAATCCTGATCAATAGAATAATAGTTTATTGGCAGAGTTGCTCAACTGCTGTGACAATCTGAGCAGGTTGAACCACGGTCCATTCCTCCAACGTTCCGGCATATGGGGTTGGCACATCCTGAGAAGATAAGCACACAATTGGAGCATCTAAATCATCGTTGAAATTCTCAGTGATGGCAGCTGTGAGACTTGCACCAATTCCACCTGTCCTCATGCACTCTTCCACTATCAGCACTCTATGAGTCTTCTTCACTGACTTCCCTATCGTGTGAAGGTCAAATGGCTTCAAGGACCTGATATCAATCACTTCCGGATCATACCCTTTGTTCACCAATGTCTTTGCGGCTTGCATCACATGGTACCTCATCCTGGAGTATGTTAAGATGGTCACGTGCTCCCCGGGTCGAACCATCTCTGCTTCTTCCAGCGATAATACATACTCTTCGTCCGGAATTCTATCCTTGAGGTTATAAAGCAAGACGTGCTCGAAAAGAATCACTGGGTTCTCGCTTCGGATTGCAGCTTTCATCAGCCCCTTGGCATTGTAAGGGGTTGAGCATGCCACCATCTGAATGCCAGGGATAGACTGGAAATATGACTCCAGTCGCTGTGAGTGCTCGGCACCAAGTTGCCGCCCAACTCCACCTGGTCCGCGAATAACAACTGGTATCTTAAACTGGCCTCCGGACGTGTAATGGAGCATGCCGCAATTGTTGGAGATTTGGTTGAATGCCAGAAGGAGAAACCCCATATTCATGCCCTCAATAATTGGCCTCAGACCAGTCATGGCAGCTCCAATGCCCATGCCGGTGAAGGAGTTCTCAGCAATAGGAGTGTCCAAGACCCTGAGGTCCCCAAACTTAGTGGCCAGGCCCTTAGTCACCTTGTAAGATCCTCCATAGTGGCCTACATCTTCCCCCATGACACACACACATGGATCCCTCTCCATTTCTTCTTCCAAACCTTCACGCAGGGCTTCAAAAAGGAGAAGTTCATGCCTGAGAATCAAATGTAGATCTTGTCAGTTTCATCCTTAGTTGCCAATAGAGCACCTTATGTCTAGAATATATCccataagagaatagaattcaACAAATCAATTATTGACTGGGTTCTTAATTAAGTGTCAGAAAAAAGTCCTCAAGCTTACAATCCTTGTCATAGTTTCCTTATATTTTCTATCGTCTGAATGCAAATGAAGATCATTAATTCATTACTGAATCACTTGCTATGTTTTTCAATCTAGGTGAAATGAAAACACGTAGCAAGAACCGAGAAATGTCTCTCACCTGAAGGCACTGTGCAGGCACAGCACCTTGAGGTTCCTTATTGCTTTAACTAATATCAAGGAATGGTTATCCTAAAATCTTAAGTTGTAATCCAGAAGTCAAGCATAAGTAGGCATACATGAAACGACATAGAAAGAAACATACCCAGGTTTTGATGACGTAGAGGCCAAGGAACTGTCTGCCTTTGTCTACAAACAATGCACAAAGGAATCATAAATTAGACAATATCATGCAAACTCTATCTCACTGTCGTAAATGATCCCTTAAAAGGGGTAAAGGAATGATTGGAGTGAGATAACTTACTGCAACAGCATTAGTAATCAAGCGCTGAGGCTTGTGAGTTGCAGAGTTAAGAACAGGGCTCCACCTCGCATCAGATCTGACAGTAACTATGCTAGATTTCCTCTCTGAATCATCATAGGTTGTACACAAAGTGGAATAAACAACATTTCAGTTAAAACTCACCcaataaaacaacaaatattgagaactagaaatccaaaCCACATTTCAAATCACCAAGGTTCCTAGAAGATACAAATGCATCAATGATTGAAGAAAAACTGACACGAGTGACAGACGTTACATAAGAAATGGAATGAAATTAGGGAATGCAAACAAACCAAACACAAGAAAGAATTACTATTGCTATATGAGCAGAGTGAAAAGGCAGCATTGGTGGATGATGAAGTGATACGAAAGCTAATTAGCTAAGCCACCCCACCCCAAGACAATATCCATTAAAATGGTTTGATTCAAAAGAATTAGAAAGTCCGCCGCTCCAATTCTCACCATTATTCCAGGTACCTGAAAAGGATGTAGGGGCTGGAGCGTGGTTGAATTTGTTGGAGGAAGAGAATGCGGTGGAAGATGGAAGTCCTTGGAAAAGGGTGGCCATTGAAATCAGCGGAGAAGATAGCAGATCGAAGCTGGGCGAGCAAGGTAATATATTGGAGAATGAAGAATGTAGAAACAAAAAGCAGAATTACGGGGCGGAGAAATTTGAAGGGTGTTATGGTTGAGCGATGTAATAAAGGGCCTCCCTCTTTGATTTGTGTTAGCACTCTGCATTTAGCACTGCATAGGAATTATCGACCATGCTTTTCTTCTTGTTGGTGGCCTAATCAAGGTCCTTTATGGGTTTGGGCTCAATGGGCCCAAAGCCATGTACATCAATGGCCCAATAATTAAAGATTGAGATTGGAGTGACGTGGCCAAACCACAATGCTGAACTGCAAAGAGCTTATAACTTGAGCATCCGAAAAGCAAAGCACTTATCGAAACGAAAATGGAAATAGTGTACCTCTTATGTTCCATGTTCTACACTTTGGTCACCACTCTCACGCTCTCCCTTCTCATTCCCTTTCACGCGCTTCTACGCCGCTGGGCACCTTCCACCCACATATCTCTCTACCAAGGTACCGTCTGGCACCAACGCCGCCACCCCGTCAACCATTCCTTTCAATATCCTGTCCGCTACGCCCTCATCGACTTAGAACGTGCGCCCCACGCGCTGCCCCAACATCTCTCTGCCGATGAAGCTCGCCAAATCACCCATACCAATGGTCCCATGTACTtcatcttcttttttctcttctcacTATTTTTAACCGTCTTGGTTT from Arachis hypogaea cultivar Tifrunner chromosome 10, arahy.Tifrunner.gnm2.J5K5, whole genome shotgun sequence includes:
- the LOC112714326 gene encoding pyruvate dehydrogenase E1 component subunit beta-3, chloroplastic isoform X1 is translated as MATLFQGLPSSTAFSSSNKFNHAPAPTSFSGTWNNERKSSIVTVRSDARWSPVLNSATHKPQRLITNAVATKADSSLASTSSKPGHELLLFEALREGLEEEMERDPCVCVMGEDVGHYGGSYKVTKGLATKFGDLRVLDTPIAENSFTGMGIGAAMTGLRPIIEGMNMGFLLLAFNQISNNCGMLHYTSGGQFKIPVVIRGPGGVGRQLGAEHSQRLESYFQSIPGIQMVACSTPYNAKGLMKAAIRSENPVILFEHVLLYNLKDRIPDEEYVLSLEEAEMVRPGEHVTILTYSRMRYHVMQAAKTLVNKGYDPEVIDIRSLKPFDLHTIGKSVKKTHRVLIVEECMRTGGIGASLTAAITENFNDDLDAPIVCLSSQDVPTPYAGTLEEWTVVQPAQIVTAVEQLCQ
- the LOC112714326 gene encoding pyruvate dehydrogenase E1 component subunit beta-3, chloroplastic isoform X2; translated protein: MATLFQGLPSSTAFSSSNKFNHAPAPTSFSERKSSIVTVRSDARWSPVLNSATHKPQRLITNAVATKADSSLASTSSKPGHELLLFEALREGLEEEMERDPCVCVMGEDVGHYGGSYKVTKGLATKFGDLRVLDTPIAENSFTGMGIGAAMTGLRPIIEGMNMGFLLLAFNQISNNCGMLHYTSGGQFKIPVVIRGPGGVGRQLGAEHSQRLESYFQSIPGIQMVACSTPYNAKGLMKAAIRSENPVILFEHVLLYNLKDRIPDEEYVLSLEEAEMVRPGEHVTILTYSRMRYHVMQAAKTLVNKGYDPEVIDIRSLKPFDLHTIGKSVKKTHRVLIVEECMRTGGIGASLTAAITENFNDDLDAPIVCLSSQDVPTPYAGTLEEWTVVQPAQIVTAVEQLCQ